AGAATGACCGAACCATGACCCGCCTCTTGCGACCCCTCGCGCTCTCGGCCCTCCTGCTCGCCCTGCCGGCCCTGGCCCAGACCGGCGCGGTCGTCACCAGCACCGACGCCCCCCAGGTGGCCGCCTGGCTCGCCGCGCGGGGCTACAACTTCAGCCTCGACAAGGACGGCGAGGGCATGCCGCTCTTTCACCTGGAGATCGCGGGCGGCTACAAGGCCCTGCTCTTCTTCTACGACGACGACCCCGACCGGCCCGGTTACGAAAGCCTGCAGCTCTACGCGGGCTTCTCCACCGAGGGCAAGGTCCCGCTCGAGGCCGTCAACGACTGGAACTACAGCTACCGCTTCGCCAAGGTCTACCTCGACGATGAGCGCGACCCCGTGATCGAGAGCGACCTCGACCTCGCGGGGGGCGTGAACCTCGAGGGGGCGCTCGCGGTCTTCCTGCAGAACTTCGAGGCGGCCTTCGAGGCCTTCGTCGGCGAGGTCGTGGGTGAGTAGTCCGGACCCGGGCGGTGACGGGGCCCCGCGGGGCCCCGTCTCATTTATTTAGCGCGCGCTTGTGGTTGACTGTCCCCGAGATGGCGACCCGACCCGTTCCCACCGCCACCCTGAAGAGCCTCGCCGTTCCCAACGAGCACGGGGGCTGGGGCTTCACGCTCGAGCCCGTGATCCTGGGCCTCCTCGTCGCCCCCAGCGCCGCGGGCTGGGGGCTGGGGCTGATGGCGCTGGCCAGCTTCTTCGCCCGCCACCCCACCAAGCTGGCCGCCGGCGACCTGCGCCGCGGCCACGTCTACCCGCGCACCCGGCTGGCCCTCTTCTTCGCGCTGCTCTACGGGGGGCTGGCGCTCGCGGGGCTGCTCCTCGCCTGGTACGCGGGCGACCGGGCCTTCGTCGCGCCGCTCCTCGCCGCGCTTCCGCTGGTGGTGGTGCAGGTGGTCTACGACGCCTTGGGCAAGGGGCGCACTTTGATCGGCGAGCTCTCGGGATCGCTCGCCATGGGCGGCGTCGCCACGGCGATCATCCTCGCCGCCGGCGGCGACGCGCGCCTCGCCTGGGGGGCCTGGTTGGTGCTGGCCATGCGCGGCCTCGTGGCCATCCGCTACGCCCGCGCCCAGGTGCGCCGCGCCTACGGCAAGCCGGTGAGCAAGATCTCCACCTTCGCCACCGCGGTGCTGGGCGTCTTCGTCCTCTTCCTCGGGGCCGTCTGGGGCGTGAGCCCCTGGCTGGGGATGTGGGCGGTGCTGGCGCTCGCGGTCTACGCGGTCTACATGCTCGAACGCCCCCCCGTCACGGCCCGGCACGTCGGGTGGAGCCAGATGTTCTTCGGCTGGCTGGTCGCCCTCCTCACCGCCTTGGGCATCCGCACGGGCTGGTAACCTTCGCGCCGGCGAAAACCGACGCCCCGCCGTACGGCGGGGCGTCGTTCGCGGTCGCGGTCAGCGCCCGGGAGGCAGGAAGGTGAGGGTGTCACCGGTCTTCAGCCGGGTGGCCAGCCCCTCCAGGTAGGCCACGTCGCGGCCGTTCTTGAGCAACGCCCAGCGCGGCTTGAAGCGCCAGCGGGTCACCTCTTCCATCCAGCCGGCGTGCTCCTCGGCGTCCTGCACGGGTTCGAGCGCGATGTCGCGCAGTTCCGGGCGGAAGGCGAGCACCTTGAGGACGGCGTCCAGCACCGTACCGCCCTGGGGGATGCGCACCTCCAGCGGTTCGGGCAGCGCGGGCAGTGCCAGCCCCAAAGCGTCCACCTTGACCACGGTGCGGCCCTTCTCGAGTTCGAGCGCGGCCTCGAAGCCGGCGCGCATCACTTCCTGCTGCACGCCCAGGTAGCTGGTCCACAAGCCCAGCCGCTCGGCGGGGACGACGGTGCTGAACATGCGCAGGATCAGCGTCAGCGAGAGGCTGACCCACTCGGGCGGCACGAAGCGGCGGTCGGGGCCGTAGCCGGCGTGCACGCGGCCGGCGTGGAAGAGGTAGCGGGCGAACTCGTCCGAGGTGTCCACGCCGATGGTGCGGCCGATCCAGCCCGAGAAGAAGGTGCGGCGCAGGTAGAGCTCGTCTTCGGGGACGCGCCCCTCCCACCCCAGCGCCTTGGCCGTGGGGGCGAAGCGCGAGAGGTGGTCGTAGGCCGCGGCCACCCAGTCGGCGGCGTGACGCAGCAGCGGCTCGCCGTCGAGGTACATCTGGCGCTTGGCCGTTTCGTCCAGGCCCACGAAGGCCAGCTGCTCGCGCATCTGCGCCTCGGGCAGGGGCGGCAGGTCGAGCGCCTGGGTCCAAACCGGTCGTTCAGTCCTTGGGGGTGTCGCCATGGTTCTGCCTCGCTTCCCTCATCTTACGCAGTTTCCAAAGCATTTCATTAGTAACGACGCGCCGCTGCATGGCGTAGGCGAAGAGCAGCACCGCCGCGAACTGGAGCAGCGCGCCGAGGACGAGCAGCGCCTGCAACGTCTCCGAGCGCTGGGCGAGCGCGAAGGGCTCGACGACCAGGCGCAGCACCAGGCCGGTGTTGAGGGCGTAGAAGGTGGCCGCCTCCAGGCCCGGCTGCTTCAGCTGGCCCGGACGCGGCATCATCCAGTAGGCCACCCCGAAGACCATGTTGAGGAAGAAGCCCACCAGCCCCGCGTGCACGTGCGAGCTGCGCAGGTAGGCCATCCAGCCAGGCTCGAGGTAGAAGAGGAAGCCCAAAAGCGCCGTGTAGATCAGGTAGACCAGCGAGGCGCGGACGAAGAGGTATTCGTAGAAAAACATTTCAGCGGACGACCAGGACGGGCCCCACCGCCCGCCGCAGCACCAGCTCGGCGGTCGAACCCAGCAGCAGCGTGCGGATCAGCCCCTTGCCGAAGGCCCCCATCACCAGCAGGTCGGTGGGCGCCTCGGCTTCCAGGATGCGTTCGTCGGGGTCGCCGGCGGCGGTCTGGGCGCTCGCGCTGGCCCCGCGTTCGGCCAGGTAGGCGACGGCCTCGGCGGCCAGCGCCTCGGCGCGCATGGCGTCGTCGTCCACGGTCAGTACCACGACGGGCAGCGCCAGCCCGGCGGCCAGCTCCGCGGCCAGGTGCAGCGCCCGGGTCGCGGGGTCGGAACCGTCGTAGGCGAGGAGCAGCCGGTCGGGCCGCACCGGCTCGAGCGGGGCCACCAGCACCGGCGTGGGCGAGGTGCGCACCACCCGCTCCGTCGTCGAGCCCAGCCCGGTGGCCTCGTGGCCGCTGGCCTCGCCGGCGCGGCCCAGCACCACCAGGTCGGCGGTGCGCGCCTCCTCGACGATGACCTGGTAGGGCACCCCGGTGCGCACCGTCGGCTCGACCTTCACGCCCGCCTGCTCGGTTTCCTGGCGCACCCGCTCCAGCACCGCCTCGGCGCGCGCGGTCAGCACCTTCTCCATCTCTTCGTGGTAGACGGGCATGGGCATGCTGATCGCGCCCCAGTCCATCAGCTCGGGCATGCGGATCAGCCGGATGTCCCGCACGTACAGGGCCTCGAGCACCGCTTCCAGCTCGTAAGCCAGGTAGCCCGCCAGCCGCTCGGCGCCCAGCGCGGGGGTGGAGCCGTCGGTGGCGAGGAGCAGACGCTTGATCATGGGACACCTCCTGCCCTCATTCTACGCCGGCGGGCGCCTGGGGCCGCCTACGCCGCGTGCTACAATCCGGTTTGTGCGTCGGGTTCACCCAGGACTCAAGCTGGGCCGCTATAAAGAAAAAAGTGGTGCGCCCGACAGGATTCGAACCTGTGGCCTTCGGCTCCGGAGGCCGACGCTCTATCCAACTGAGCTACGGGCGCACTCGCACCCAGCAATCTAGCACCGCCCGAAGGAGGACGTCAAGTGAAAATAAGTAAACGCGCCATCACCATCATCTTCGGCATTCTGGCTGCGGCCTTTGCCATCGGCACCATCTTCCTCTTCACCCCGCAGGGGAACCCGCAGCAGGAGGGCCGGCCCATCCTCTACGTGAACGGCCAGCCCATCAACGAGCTGGAGTTGATGCGCAAAGCGCAGACGAACCCGCTCTTCACCCTCAACCCCACCGGGGTGCTGCGGCCGCTGATCGACACCTACTTCCTGGAACAGGTCATCACCCTCGAGGCGCTGCGGCAGGACGCCGCCCGCATCCGCGTCTCCAGTTCCGAGGTCAAGCAGCAGGTGGACCAGCTGCGCGAGCGCCTGGGGGTCACGGACCGCGAGGGCTACGACCGCTTCCTGCAGTCCATCGGCTACACCGACAGCCAGCTGCGCGACGAGATCCGCACCCAGCTGCGCATCCAGAAGCGCATCGACGAGCTGCGCAAGAAGGTCAAGCTGACGGACGAGGAGGCCCGCTTCTACTACGAGCTGCACAAGGGCGAGTACGCCGCCGAGGACCGCGTCAAGGCGCGCCAGATCGTCCTCGACGACCAGGCCACCGCCGACCAGGTCTACAAGCAGCTGATCGGCGGCGCCGACTTCGCCGAGCTGGCGCGGCAGTACTCCAAGGTGGGCGCGGAGCAGGGCGGCGCGGTGGGCGCCGAGCCGGGCTCGAGCGAACCCGGCCCCGTCACCCGCCTCGTCTTCCCCACCCCCGTGGCCGACGCCGTCTTCCAGCTGAAGAGCGGCGGCATGACCGAGGTCATCGAGACCGGGGGCCGCTACTACATCGTCAAGGTCGAGGAGTTCCTGCCCGGCGGCGACGTCCCCTACGAAGAGGTGGCCGACCGGGTGAAGAGCGACGCCCTCTCGGTCAAGCAGAACGGGGCGGTGGAGAACTACATCCGCGAGGTGCGCGACCGCGCCGTGGTCAAGTTCACCGAGGAGCAGATCCCCTACGAGTACAAGAACCCCGACGTGGCCAAGGTGGGGGACAAGACGATCAAGCTGGCCGACGTCATCCAGGTGGTCTTCTCCGACCAGCAGGTGCCCCAGTTGATCCAGCAGGGCCTAGGCGAACTGGCCGTCTCCTTCTTCTTCCCGGCCGCGACGGACCAGCTGATCACCGAGGAGCTGCTGCTGCAGCAGGCCGAGGCTTCGGGCGAGCCCTTCATCGGCACCCGCGCCCAGAAGGCCCAGGACGTGCAGCTTTGGAAGACGAAGGACGTCACGGTGACCCCGGACGAGGTGCGCGCGTACTACGAGGAGAACCCCGCGCGCTTCAGCATCCCGGCGTCGGCCACCGTCAAGACGGTCAGCTTCAAGGACAAGGAGACCGCCGACAAGTTCCGCGAAAAACTGATCGCCGGCGACCCCCTCGAGGAGCTGGCCAAGGGGCTGGGCGGCCAGGTGAGCGACCTGGGCACGGTCAACCCCGGCAGCGGCCTGCCGCCGGTTGTCGAGCAGCTGGTCTTCGCCACCGACGCCGACTACGCCCGCGCCGGCGACTGGGGCGTCTCCGAGGTCGTCGAGCTGCCCGGCCAGGACAACCAGAAGACCTACATGGTCGTCCTCGTCAAAGACAAGAAGGCCGAGGTCAAGAAGCCCTTCGAGGCCGTCAAGGCCGAGGCCGAGCAGCTGGCGCTGGCCGCCAAGCGGGCCAAGCTGGCCGCCGAGTGGATCGACCAGCTGAAGCAGCAGGCCGGTGTGGAGAACAACATCGTCGACGTGCTCGGCAGCCTCGCGCCCAAGACCGAGGAGCCCGCGACCCAGCAGGCCCCCGACCAGGGCGCGCCGGAGACGCCGGCGCCCGCCGAGGCGCAGCCTGCGGGCGAAGGCGCCAACTAGGCCTCCGAACCCGAGCGGTGCAGGCCGGCCCCTGGGGGCCGGCCTTTTTGCGGTAGACTGGAGGTATGCAAGCCGACCCGGGTTTGGAACGCGCCTTCCGGAAAGTGCGCCTGCTGCTCGAAGGGGACGAGCGCACCCCCGGCCTGACGCGGCAGGACCTGGAGCGGATGGTCGGTTACCCCGAGCGCGGCCAGGGGCCGCTCTCGTACACCCTGCCGCCGCAGGAAGGCCTGGAGGGCGTGCGGGCGGTGCGCTTCTTCTACTACCCCAAGGACCCGGAGGTCACCCTCATCATCGAGGTCGAGGACCACCAGGGGCGACGCCACCTGCGCCACCTCAAGTGGAACGGCCTCGCCTGGATCTCGCCCCCCAGCGGGCTGAAGTCGGAGCTCGTGCCCACGCGGGAGGTCCTCCCCGAAGGCTACGTCGAGATCGGCGGCGACTACTACGTGGGTTTCGCCTCCGAAGAGGCGCACGAACTCGCCGAGCGCGTCTACCTGGGCGAGGCGGGCGGGCAGAAGTACCTGCTCTGCCCCCAGGACTCCACCCGCATCTTCTACGGCCCTTCGGTCGCCCCCGCGGGGCTGATCTGCCCGATCTGCGGCAACACCTCGCTGCTCTTCAAGGC
This genomic stretch from Oceanithermus profundus DSM 14977 harbors:
- a CDS encoding protoglobin domain-containing protein; this translates as MATPPRTERPVWTQALDLPPLPEAQMREQLAFVGLDETAKRQMYLDGEPLLRHAADWVAAAYDHLSRFAPTAKALGWEGRVPEDELYLRRTFFSGWIGRTIGVDTSDEFARYLFHAGRVHAGYGPDRRFVPPEWVSLSLTLILRMFSTVVPAERLGLWTSYLGVQQEVMRAGFEAALELEKGRTVVKVDALGLALPALPEPLEVRIPQGGTVLDAVLKVLAFRPELRDIALEPVQDAEEHAGWMEEVTRWRFKPRWALLKNGRDVAYLEGLATRLKTGDTLTFLPPGR
- a CDS encoding universal stress protein, whose product is MIKRLLLATDGSTPALGAERLAGYLAYELEAVLEALYVRDIRLIRMPELMDWGAISMPMPVYHEEMEKVLTARAEAVLERVRQETEQAGVKVEPTVRTGVPYQVIVEEARTADLVVLGRAGEASGHEATGLGSTTERVVRTSPTPVLVAPLEPVRPDRLLLAYDGSDPATRALHLAAELAAGLALPVVVLTVDDDAMRAEALAAEAVAYLAERGASASAQTAAGDPDERILEAEAPTDLLVMGAFGKGLIRTLLLGSTAELVLRRAVGPVLVVR
- a CDS encoding YbjN domain-containing protein; translation: MTRLLRPLALSALLLALPALAQTGAVVTSTDAPQVAAWLAARGYNFSLDKDGEGMPLFHLEIAGGYKALLFFYDDDPDRPGYESLQLYAGFSTEGKVPLEAVNDWNYSYRFAKVYLDDERDPVIESDLDLAGGVNLEGALAVFLQNFEAAFEAFVGEVVGE
- a CDS encoding peptidyl-prolyl cis-trans isomerase gives rise to the protein MKISKRAITIIFGILAAAFAIGTIFLFTPQGNPQQEGRPILYVNGQPINELELMRKAQTNPLFTLNPTGVLRPLIDTYFLEQVITLEALRQDAARIRVSSSEVKQQVDQLRERLGVTDREGYDRFLQSIGYTDSQLRDEIRTQLRIQKRIDELRKKVKLTDEEARFYYELHKGEYAAEDRVKARQIVLDDQATADQVYKQLIGGADFAELARQYSKVGAEQGGAVGAEPGSSEPGPVTRLVFPTPVADAVFQLKSGGMTEVIETGGRYYIVKVEEFLPGGDVPYEEVADRVKSDALSVKQNGAVENYIREVRDRAVVKFTEEQIPYEYKNPDVAKVGDKTIKLADVIQVVFSDQQVPQLIQQGLGELAVSFFFPAATDQLITEELLLQQAEASGEPFIGTRAQKAQDVQLWKTKDVTVTPDEVRAYYEENPARFSIPASATVKTVSFKDKETADKFREKLIAGDPLEELAKGLGGQVSDLGTVNPGSGLPPVVEQLVFATDADYARAGDWGVSEVVELPGQDNQKTYMVVLVKDKKAEVKKPFEAVKAEAEQLALAAKRAKLAAEWIDQLKQQAGVENNIVDVLGSLAPKTEEPATQQAPDQGAPETPAPAEAQPAGEGAN
- a CDS encoding YwiC-like family protein, coding for MATRPVPTATLKSLAVPNEHGGWGFTLEPVILGLLVAPSAAGWGLGLMALASFFARHPTKLAAGDLRRGHVYPRTRLALFFALLYGGLALAGLLLAWYAGDRAFVAPLLAALPLVVVQVVYDALGKGRTLIGELSGSLAMGGVATAIILAAGGDARLAWGAWLVLAMRGLVAIRYARAQVRRAYGKPVSKISTFATAVLGVFVLFLGAVWGVSPWLGMWAVLALAVYAVYMLERPPVTARHVGWSQMFFGWLVALLTALGIRTGW